In the genome of Coturnix japonica isolate 7356 unplaced genomic scaffold, Coturnix japonica 2.1 chrUnrandom633, whole genome shotgun sequence, the window gtctgtccccattatcccctatggggtcNNNNNNNNNNNNNNNNNNNNNNNNNgggggggttctatggggctctatgggggtttaggggggttataggggatttggggggctctatgggggtttAGGGGGGTTACAGGGGAttttgggtctctatgggggcatgggggatttggggcagttatggggggGCTTTATAAGGGATTTTGGGGCGGTGTGGGGGGAGTTTATGTGGGATTTGGGGAAGTGTTATTAATTACCCCCAATCCctacagccccccccccaattaaccccATTCTCTCCCCCCCAGCTCCATGGCCCGGCTCTGATCTACTCTCCAGCTCCATTGGAAGGTTCTTTggttggggggaagggggggggtaGCCCATAATTAATAACTGTGGGGGGGGGTTCTAATTAACAACCAAAGGGGGGACTATAATTAATAACCCAGGGGGGCGGCTATAATTAATACCCGTAGGGGGGTCCTGTGATTAATAACCAAAGGGGGGGGCTATAATTAATAACCTTGGGGGGGGCCTATAATTAATAACCAAAGGGGGGTCTGTAATTGACTACAGGGGGCTTCCCCCATCATATACCTTTAATTAAGGGGGGTTGTTGTTGTAGTGGGGGGGGTCTGCAATTAATAAGGGGGTCCCCCCCCATCCATTACCTTTAATTAAGAggggggtcattaattaattacaggGGTCTCCCCCCACCATATACCTTTAATTAAGGGGGGGGTCAGTAATTAATTACAGGGGTCTCCCCCCATCCATTACCTTTAATTAAGGGGGTGGTCAGTAATTAATTACAGGGGTCTCCCCCCACCATATACCTTTAATTAAGGGGGGGGTCAGTAATTAATTACAGGGGTCTCCCCCCCATCATATACCTTTAATTAAGGGGGGGGGTCAGTAATTAATTACAGGGGTCTCCCCCCACCATATACCTTTAATTAAGGGGGGGGTCAATAACTAATTACAGGGGTCTCCCCCCACCATATACCTTTAATTAAGGGGGGGGTCAGTAATTAATTACAGGGGTCTCCCCCCACCATATACCATTAATTAAGGGGGGTCGTTGTTGCAGTGGGGGGGGTCCCGTGATGCGGAAGCCCCCCCCCTTGGCGCTGCTGTGGGCCGCAGCCGCTCTGGTCTCTTGGAACGCGTTGCTTCTCTTTTacctttggggggggggcgggggtcGCGGGCCCCCTAAGACCCCAATGGCGGCCATTGGTGCGGCCCCCCCCCCACACGAAGCCCCCCCCGACCCCCATTTAACGGCCCAGTTGTCCCGCCTGGCTCAGGAGGCACAGAAACAACTGGAGCTACAGAGGGAGATTCTGACCCACATCCAACAGcggctgccccatagagacccactgagaGCACCCAGAAAGGgccccaaaaagacccaaaatgcCAAGAATTGGCCCCAAAATGCCTTTAATCCGCCacataaccccattaacccccacAAAGAGCCCATATATCAACATCGAGACCCTCATAAAGCCCCCCAAGACCCCAATAAACCCCCCCAAGACCCTCATAAGGGCCCATACGACCCCATAAGAAACCCATAcgcccccataacccccctcaagaccccatagagccccccagGATCCCCAATAAGGCCCCCATACGACCAATAAGGGCCCTTCAcgaccccaataacccccttTACGacccccataagcccccccaaggacccatagacccccataagcccccccaGGATCCCAATAAGGCCCCATAcgaccccaataacccccttTACGACCCCCATAAGGCCCTTATGGACCCCAATAAGGCCCCCATGGCCGCCCCACGTGACCCGGccccgacccccccccaccccttacATCCTCCCCCGACCCCCGCGCTACTCCCGGCACTTCCGCTTCCGGAACAACCCCTCTCCGTGACGTCGCTTCCGGTTCCGGATGAAAGCCAGCTTCCGCTTCCGGTTCTGGTCTTGGCCTGCGATCGCAGCTCGGTTCGGCGCTGCCTGGACTCGTTGCTCCGTTACCGACCGTCTGCCACCCGCTTCCCCATCCTGGTGAGCCAGGACTGCCAGCACCCGGAAACGGCGGCCGCCATTTCATCCTACGGCGACGCCATCACTCGACTCCACCCTCCTCCTCACCCGGATCCACTTCCGGTTCCGCCCGAACACCGGAAGTTCGCCGGCTACTACAAGATCGCCCGCCATTACCGCTGGGCGTTGGGTCACGTGTTTAACACCCTCCACTTCCGGGCCGCCATTGTGGTGGAGGACGACCTAGAGGTGGCGCCCGATTTCTTCGAGTACTTCCGGGCCGCTCTACCCTTACTCCGCTCCGATCCATCTCTATGGTGCGCCTCGGCCTGGCACGATAACGGCAAGGAACGGCTGGTGGATCCGTCCCGACCGGAACTGTTGTATCGAACCGATTTCTTCCCGGGGCTGGGTTGGCTGCTGACATCCGAACTGTGGGCTGAGCTGGAACCAAAATGGCCGCCGGCTTTTTGGGATGATTGGATGAGACAACCGGAGCAACGCCGGGACCGGGCCTGTGTTAGGCCCGAGGTATCGAGAACCGTCACGTTCGGACGTAAAGGGGTGAGTCACGGGCAGTTCTACGAGCAGCACCTCCGGTACATGCTGCTCAACCGGAGGTTCGTGCCATTCACTAACATTGATATGGCTTATCTACACCGGGAACGGTATGATACCGAATGGGAACGGCAACTGAGGGAGGCACAACCGGGAGAGCTGAGGGATTTAACGGAGATTAACGGGAAAACAGGCCTTAACGGGGACAGCACCGGCTCCAAAGCGGCCATAAGGATCCATTATCACAACCGGGAATCGTTCCGGGCCGCAGCCAAAGCGCTGGGGATCATGGACGACATGAAGGCCGGGGTGCCCAGGGCGGCCTATAAAGGGGTCGTTACCGTTGTGTTTAACGGGAGGAGGGTCTACCTGGCACCGGGAAACGGGTGGGGGGGGTACGACCCCGCGTgggggtgagatatgggggggtatgggggggtatgggggggtggGGTATGGGGAATGAAGGATGGGATGCAGGCAGCAACGTGGGTCTGTGTGTCGTTAATTGGGACATGGGGGGCAGATAAATGGGGGCAGAGATCtcatggggtcctatgggatcttatggggtctatgggtgtatgggggtctatgggctgtatgggggtctatggggatcagtgggggtctatggggctgtatggggatCCTGTGGGGCAtgtatgggggtctataggtcTATGAGGTTCTattggggatctatgggggtttatgggcatctatgggggtctattgggTGTCCCCTATGAGGagatctatggggatctgttgggggtctatggggacctTTCTGTGGGGCGTCTATGGCGTGTCCTATGAGGATCTATGGGGAATCtgtgggggtcctatggggattAAGGGGGGTCTATTGGGGAATCTATGGGGTTCTTGGGGTCtggtggggtctatgggggtctgagggggtctatgggggtcctgaggggatctatggggttctatggggttactggggatctatggggtctatggggtttctgtggggATGGAATGAGGATGGGATGAGGAGAACGTGGGTCCTGTGTGTCGTtaatggggacatgggggggtaACGACCCACATGGGGGTGAGATTGGGGGGGATAGActctatgggggctatggggatctgtgggggtctatggggatctgtgggggtCTAATGGGGATCTATGGTTATGGGGTGCTCTGGGATTCTGTGGGGGTtgtggggtatatggggatctatggggatctatggggatcctgtgggggtcctatggggatctgtggggtctatgCGGGATCTGTGGGGgtatggggatctatgggggtcaTTGGGAGCCACATAGGGAGCCATTGGGAGCCACATAGAGAGCCAAAGGCTGCCAAATAGTGAGGCTCCCCAAttgccccattgccccccattggCCACCCATTGCCCCTTCCGTCTTTCCCACCATATTGCCCTCCATTACCCTACATGCCCCCATTTGCCTATTACCCCCATTTCACATATTGTCCCTCCATTAAACCCCATTGCCTCCCATTACCCATATGGCCCCCATTACCCATATTGCCCCCCATTACTcgccccattgaaccccattaaaccccattacTCGCTTCTGCATTgaaccccattaaacccattACCCATATTGGCCCCCAttcccccattgccccccattaaACCATTGgcccccccccaaaaacaaaccaagatgGCGCGTCCATTCACGGCGACAGCAATGGGAAGGGCGAGAGCGCCTGTCGCGCATGGAGACGGCTCGCCACGCCCCCTCTACGAGGACCACGCGAGGCAGCTCGGCGGGCAGGCACGCGGGGCTGTCTCTACGCACCGCCTGATCGAATTAAAACACCGAGAAGGGCCCAAAGGCGCTCCGGTTAACGGCGAGACGGAGAGGGCGTTTCCAGTGGACGGCACGCGGCGTTTCAGAGATGGCACGGAGAAACGCCGGAGGCTCACGTGCGCTTGACCGGATCAGGCGATCTCAAAGGGACAGCCCTTAATCGGGGTCCTCGGGCAGAGCTACTGCGCGCGCAGCGGAAGGGCGTGCGCCGAAGTGAGGCCTCAGGTATCGGCCGCTCCGTCATACACTCCCGCGGCGGTCGCAGCGCTCAGCGGTAGTGATGGCGGCGCGGCCCGGCATCTCATCGCTCCTTCATCCGCCATCGCCGCCGCCACATCCGGAGCCCGCATCACCGATACGCACGGCCCGACTTCCTCGTTCTCCCGACGCCCATTTCCCACGCGCAGAAGCACTACTGAGATAAAGCAATAGAATCGGGACTACGAAAAGGGGGGGTTGGGACCTACGGCGGCCATTGGGTGTGTACCTATATTCTACAAACTGGCGGCGCGCGGACGAGCAACGGcgggagggatggggggggcgAGGGGGCGTGGCAAGCAAGGGCGGGAACGGGGGCTGATTTGGCTGTCGGAGGATCCCCCCCTTAACACGTTATTTGGGAGGGGGGGTGGGTTTATAAGGGGGGGGGTTTATTATTGGGGGTCCCCATTGGGAAtaatggagggggggggggggctgttcATAGGGGCTTTATGTGCCCCAGCCCTATAGGCCTTTATGTTCCCCCCCAAATTACTCGTTCTCATAGGCTTAGGTGCCCCCCCCATTACTGTCTCATAGTGTTTTTATGTGTCCCCCCCGCCATTACTGTTTCCATAGGCTAATGTGCCTCCTCTCAATAAACCTTTATGTGCCCCCATTACTGTTCTATAATCTtatgtgcccccccccataaaccTTATGTCCCCCATTACGTCCATAGGCTCTTTATGTGCCTCCCACCGGGTCCAAGCCTTTATGTGCCCCCCCCATTCTGTTCCCATAGGGCTCTGCGTGCCCCCACATAAGCTTTACGTTGCCCCCCTTCCCATTAGGGCCTTATGTGCCCCATTCATTCCATCCATTCCTAACACTGTTCTCACGACCCCCCTATATATGGGGGTCCCCTTTGTGCCCCCATTCATTTTATCCCCCCATCCCTCtgtttcctcccctcccctttt includes:
- the MGAT1 gene encoding alpha-1,3-mannosyl-glycoprotein 2-beta-N-acetylglucosaminyltransferase; the protein is MRKPPPLALLWAAAALVSWNALLLFYLWGGGGGRGPPKTPMAAIGAAPPPHEAPPDPHLTAQLSRLAQEAQKQLELQREILTHIQQRLPHRDPLRAPRKGPKKTQNAKNWPQNAFNPPHNPINPHKEPIYQHRDPHKAPQDPNKPPQDPHKGPYDPIRNPYAPITALHDPNNPLYDPHKPPQGPIDPHKPPQDPNKAPYDPNNPLYDPHKALMDPNKAPMAAPRDPAPTPPHPLHPPPTPALLPALPLPEQPLSVTSLPVPDESQLPLPVLVLACDRSSVRRCLDSLLRYRPSATRFPILVSQDCQHPETAAAISSYGDAITRLHPPPHPDPLPVPPEHRKFAGYYKIARHYRWALGHVFNTLHFRAAIVVEDDLEVAPDFFEYFRAALPLLRSDPSLWCASAWHDNGKERLVDPSRPELLYRTDFFPGLGWLLTSELWAELEPKWPPAFWDDWMRQPEQRRDRACVRPEVSRTVTFGRKGVSHGQFYEQHLRYMLLNRRFVPFTNIDMAYLHRERYDTEWERQLREAQPGELRDLTEINGKTGLNGDSTGSKAAIRIHYHNRESFRAAAKALGIMDDMKAGVPRAAYKGVVTVVFNGRRVYLAPGNGWGGYDPAWG